DNA from Phragmites australis chromosome 16, lpPhrAust1.1, whole genome shotgun sequence:
cttttttccattgattcgaatgcttcTCTTTTGCGTTAGGCATTCCTAGAAGACGTAGAGTTCATCAACAAAGACATTCCAAATTTCTTGAggatgtatatgctctttggCGGGGTGTCATGCTCGGTTCGCATAGAAGACAACGAAGATCAGCGAATTTAAAGGGTACATGGGTGCCCTCAACTATTCAACCAGTAaatgacgatgacgatgaggatgatgatttcatgccaccaatgcatAGACGTTGAAGCATCAATATGGGAGAAGGTTCGATGAACACTGCAAGGGGACGTGCTcgtaccgtgatagctcaagatgataACGACGGCGATGATTTCATACCCCCAACAACCGCTCCCTCTGAGATCTCCATCTCTAGATGACACTAATGACACTGAAGATAATGGTGAATTTGCTAGTatccatccttacaacttcccATCACCACCTCAGAGACAACAACAccttaccctgatagcattgactgACACGACTAGCATTCTTCCGCTAATTTGCGTTGCCAATTTTCACccgtcatcttgagatgatctaagtATTCAACAGCTATGCACTATGCATCTTGAGATCAATGATACAGGGGGAATACTGCCACAACGGTCCATACTTTAGCAACAAGGATAAGGTCACGAGCCTCAGCAACAATAACTGATTTGTACTTATTCATCTGTCAATTTTGTTGCCTGCGAACGAAAAGTGTTAGTAAGCGTTTACCGAACGCGTCCCTCCTTGGATCATTTGGTAAATGATCTTCAAATAGTTGCATGATCCTTCTCCATTTaccacacatgatttttaggagGACTACTACACTTCGTGagatatgttcatacctatATCCTGACTCAAGCTTTAGACATAAAGTGACaacacgacagagctttaatcataaaatgacaacatctCTATCATAAAATTACACAcaactctttctctctctatcagCAAACGCAACAGGATTCTCTGAGACCCACATTGACATCGCAATAACTCTCCATCGAGCGTGCATTATCTTTGAGCAATAAAAACTCAACTAGCACATACTTTTGTCCAATGTGACATGTGTAATCAGGGCTAAAAAAGCAACTTAGTACTGATGTGAGCTGCAAGTGATACGTACATAGCCTTCGCATGCAACCAGATTGATTGCAGAGCCCTTGCAGAGGGGGCCAGCTGTATTCAGCACATttggtgccgaatacggtactaTACACCGTATTCGACACTTCATGTATCGAATATAGTGTGTTGTTGACAcatgagataccgaatacggtACACAGTGCTAAATACAGTGTGTTTTCGGCACATGCCGTGATTGAATATGACATTATACACCgcattcggcacctcatgtgccaaaaATAGTAGGGTCGGCTCTTTTTCGACGTACAGTATATTGAAAACGGGTTTTCGATAAATAAAGTGATAAATACATATGGTACATTTATAAATACGatatcatattattttttataaatatgatacaatatattatctatttttacatcTAAATATTATTGCTGCTACTTCTTAAATGCCACACCAATTAATTAGTCCCGATCGATGTGGATACGGAAAGTCATGAGCATCATTCTATCCCTCACACTCACATCCTCTCCCCATTCAATCACGGCATGTACTTCTCTCCCCTCCAAAATCCGCATCTTGCGTCCACTGTGCCCtggtccgccaccaccatcgacGCACGccgaggcagaggcagaggcggcGCTGGTACGCCCTGGTCAGGTCTCCGAGGCAGACGCGGCGCTGGGTACTTCCTACTCAGAACGAACACTTCATCTCGGCTGCTGGTGTGACGGTCTCCCTCTCCGACCAAGAACGTCGGTGGCACACACAGGGCGACTGGTGGAGATAGTGGGCCATGGAAACAAGGAGGCGGCTCATCTCTACTTCCGCCTGCGGCCGAGTTGAGCTCCCCTGCCTCCTCAACCACGTCATTGGTGCTCTCGAGGTCAAGGGCGAGCGGATCCTCATCCATGGAAGTTTCGTCGCTGACCGATTTAAATTGGGGACAAGCATATCGCAGTTGTGCCCTCCACACATCGCTGGAATGGCTGCGTGAAGTGCATGAGGTGGAACGGTAATGCAAGTTTTGTCTGGTACCTGTGCAGCACATGATGTTCGATGCATGTTTCAGATGGCATAATTTTTCTCTCCATTGTCGGGTGTTGCTTCACTAAGGGCAGATTCTCttcaaaattaaaagaaaaggataataGGAATCTTACTGGAAAACTTCTCTCAATCTCTAAAGGGTTGTTCGGATTGTCAGTACCAGTGAAATGGTTtatgatcttttttttctctcatgaTCTTAGCTATTTACTGATTTCTTCATTTTCCAGTCGTGCAATTCACCAATTCCATTGccaaatgaaagaaaatattttgacacAACTACAGATCCTTCCTTTCAGGTGTGCAATAGATAATTCAATTATCCTATTTCTCATAAAGTTGATCTCACCAATTAGTGATTTCTTCTGTTGGCAGTTAATGAGCATATTCATTGTACTTCGAAACACGGTGTTTGGATCAAGATCAACGGATACCTCTATTTGTTAAGGTTAACTTTTCCTATCCTTTCTCCATCACTCCATTAACTTTCCTGTACGCAGCAGCGGTTTTCCAGAAAATGCAAATCATTGTCTTTTTCATGAAATAGTCCAACTCTTCAACCAAAACTGTAGGTTCCACAGCTTGGTGATAATGGCCTATCGCAGTGAGGATGGCACACTAGGCTTGGCACCCAACAGGTAATTAAGATGATGCTTTTGTTGCGGGAGATTATAAGGTAAAAGTATGGATGTGTTGATCAGtttcatctttctttctttatattttctttttggtgatATCATCTATCTCTTGATCTTGTTTTCTATGAAACTGATATGGGTGCATCTCTTAGCAATTTCATGAAGGATTTTTCATGTTCAGTGCAGCTGCCATGATCTCCAACAGATATTGTCTTGCACCATGGCTAATGTAAGGTTAGAGTACCCTAGTAATCCCAAAAAGATGCGCTCCAAATCATTTTTTTCCAATTCACATTTTCAAATTGTATGAATAAGCTGTTGTATGTATTACTGAAAATATTAGTTAATCCATTGTTCTGCTAGCATTTTGTGTTCGTGAGGGAGTTAATCAATAAACTATGCATTTGTGTCGTCATAATTTGGTCGTCATTCAAACAAGCCAAGTACTGCTTGTGTTCGGTAATATAAAGGAGCATATATCTTCTACCTTCATCAACTATCTCTACTATCTAAGTATGCATGTTTGAGGCTTCCGAAGGAAATATCAAGTGCATGTTGCTACTTTTCTGAAAACATATGAGAAATAATTTGCTGAGCAGAGTGGGAGTCGGCTCAGACAGTACATGGTGGTCCATTAGGAGGATCCTTTATCTTTGTGATCCGTAAATCTTGATCAAAATAATGATTAAGTCCATATAATTATTGTACTAGGATTTTATGGTTGCTTGGTCCTTTTTGTCTTGGGCAATGAACTGTTCGGATGATGCAGGAAAATATTATGTAATATGGTGTCGTATACATATATTTGCACTGTGTTGTTCCCCAGATGTTTTGTTCATAGACTGGTTAGGGTGTGGAATGAAGGTTTATGCAGGCATGAAGTGTTTGCAATGACCTGATAGTTGCCTATGTGGTCTATTTGCAAGTTGATGTATGATGCGCTTCGGCAGGAACTGGAAGAAGGGTATGGTCTGATTTATCAATAGCTGCTATGCAGATGAGCTCAATTGAGCCCCTACCACTGAAGTAATGGGTTGATATGCAGACTGCATCTAAGATTTTGACCTTTCCTTTATGAAGAGTTTCCCCTGCTTTTGAGATTCATCGGGAGAAGCAAGAGAATTTGGCAGATTATTGAACGGATTGTAGATTTGTTTAGCTATGCTCTGATGCTTCGTCCAATTCTTGTTTGGTGCAATATTCTAGCTTTGCTCTGAAGTTTTGTTCTGGCACTACTTCTTGGTTGGTGCAAGATCTTACATTCAATATTTGAGAAGTTCGTACCATAAGGTAGTTTTAGCAATGTTTGCCTGTGTTTACCTCAAATTATTGTTTGTCACATTTTAGCAATAAGAATTCATAAATGGCAATAAATGCCATATAATTGCAAGGTATGAACAAAGTGTTAATGGAACTAACAACTTAGTCAAAATATATGGCATATAAAGAATATAATCCCTGAGATAACAATGCACAATAGATAACTAGATGAaatcttctttttttataaGTGATATTTATTAACTTTTAAATTTGATTGACAAGATCTTATATTCAATGTTGGATAAGATATATCCATACATGTTTTGTTGGATTAagtgatttaattttttatttggtaaTATGGATCGATCTAATTTCTTGCTTGGTTAGACGGATAGAATTTAGATGTGGCTAGTCAAAATTTTATAGGACCCGTttgtcatatatttagtttctaattaaaatataattgcAAGAGATCTTATTTTGTCAATTTAATTGCAATGAATACATTGGTACAATCGAATCGCAAATTAGATAAACGGTTTatgagataatatcatttaaagcATGCTAACAAAAAACTGTATTTACTCTAACTAAAATATGTCACATCAGCATAGATAAAGCTCTTATAGCTATCATATCTAGCAATTTTTGTGGATAGACTCATCTAGcgtctaaaaaaatattctctctCAATAGCCATCATATCTACTTTTCCTCTAACCAAATACCTCAAAAAATTAGATAACCATCTCATATCCAAAAATATCCCTCCAACTAAATGCGTCCTTAATGGGTGGAGTCAACCTCCAAATATTCTCAAGTCTAGAGTTTTCATGCACAAAAGTATTGGCTAATGCCTTTGGGGTATCCGTAGTGTATTGCCTGAGGATGTCCAACTTGGAAACAAGTAGGCATAGTTCATCATATGCCATGTATGTACATGAATGGTTGGTGTTCCTGTGCTGGCATTGTGCTACCCTAGATCTAAAACATGTCATAAATATGTATGGTCAAACTTTTAAGAACTTCAACAACACACGTATGCCAAGGTATTTAGATTTAGCATACGATAATTATATCGatattttcataattaaaaattaattctATTAACTTTTGCCAACACATATATGCAGCATAAAAGATAAACATCATTTGACTAAAAGTTTTGTCTAAATCAATCGAACTTCTCACCGTCGGATTCAAAGGCAAACCTTTGCTGTTATCTGGTCCTTGGTAGAAAGAGGACCTTATGAAGAGTCCGTCACCTACGGATCACTGAAATTGCCTAGCGCCAACTAACTGGTACTGATGTGTTGAAAAAATTAGGTGGCGTCCACTACTTCAGTGTACAAGCTGGGCTTGTCAAAAATTCGGAGCAACAAATCCAACAACTCGACCGTCCGTCATTTCAACAATTGAGCAAGAACTTCCTAACTCGCTGAGCTACATCCCCAAAGAGCATTGGCTGGTAAACAACCAAGGCCAGGTGAGTTCAGAAACCAGAGCACAGGTCAACAACTAATGATACCATTGCTCTTGCTCACCTGACTACAGAATGCTATAAATAGTCCCAGCATCAGGTCTTAGCTTCACAGGAATCATCAGAGAGCAAAACAATTCTCTAGCTTCCCAAgcaaaagatataggatcaccTACAATGGCTGGTTGTGGACCTGGCTGCCGTCTTCTTGTCCTCTTACTTGCCTTGACAGCCTTCAATGGCAGCTTCGCAACTCGCCATCTTTTGGACACAGCAGCTACGCCAGAGGCCGCACCGGCTCAGCCTTCCATACCAGCAGTTCCAACCACACTACCTCCGATGCCTACCATTCCAGGGGTCCCAAAGGTGACAATCCCTCCAATGCCATCCATTCCTATGCCAAAGGTCAGCCTGCCACCAGTAGCCGCTGGCACAATCCCATCTCTACCAAATCCTGCGATTCCGACCACCGTGCCAACCATTCCTGCAGTGCCGGTTACCCTGCCACCAATGCCCTCAATCCCCACTACTATGCCATCCATTCCAACCACGATCCCAACGACAATCCCTACCATTCCTGGGTTCCAGATGCCTCCCATTCCATTCATGGCGCCTCCTCCACAAACCGCCAGCCCTTGAAGCTCATGATAGCAGGAGACTTCTGTTACTGCTAGTCAGGAATTGGATTTGCCATATGTGGTCATTATCATTGTGTCATGTTTGGTCTGCTGTTTGGGTGACACTGGCTAGCATGTCGTGCGATATATTGTAAATGCAGCCAGTCGAATGTACCATCTTGTCTTCTGTTAATAAATTACTACTTGGATTTTACGCATTG
Protein-coding regions in this window:
- the LOC133895535 gene encoding vegetative cell wall protein gp1-like, with amino-acid sequence MAGCGPGCRLLVLLLALTAFNGSFATRHLLDTAATPEAAPAQPSIPAVPTTLPPMPTIPGVPKVTIPPMPSIPMPKVSLPPVAAGTIPSLPNPAIPTTVPTIPAVPVTLPPMPSIPTTMPSIPTTIPTTIPTIPGFQMPPIPFMAPPPQTASP